The Sesamum indicum cultivar Zhongzhi No. 13 linkage group LG6, S_indicum_v1.0, whole genome shotgun sequence genome has a segment encoding these proteins:
- the LOC110012122 gene encoding uncharacterized protein LOC110012122, with amino-acid sequence MADGTRLKEIQEAQKKTNILLLNERARRQASEEEILGRLDQVLEVQEGLLASVLNIEHSLVTLQQQLQSVVEELQQYNRNKSILGEGLTASVERGSTSRAVVHNSFRHEGSNVPRQDQQHTGAYIALNKMEFPYFDGENARSWVRRCTRYFQLIPIPEDQKVPLASIYMQGKAEVWYQGYTQKKEFNSWDELVADVLGRFEDLHSERVMADFNRLLHETTVNAYLEKFEELKDQMLIFNRNLGEEFFMLKFISGLKEEVKSFVSIFNPTSLNQAVILARKLEHTVNAILKRAHQPSRTLQSKFPFKPLNRNLPQKPNFQPGRFLTEAEVKAKKEKNLCYRCDEPYAPGHRCKYRQVYMLLSDAEAKDFDEIAQGDSTVEEERAEEDMAVSLHAMKEHTNSKTLRFNGLVGDREILILIDSGSTHCFIDEKVVGTLGCEVEGITPMTVEVADGRRLTSKVICPKFCWEVQGHKFSHPVRLLKLGSYDLVLGCDWLSNHNPVELDFQQMKVTLNRAGSKVILKESGKQPPKEHKRNNLKKLTYEERKAKLIEVKCSEFRSWK; translated from the exons ATGGCTGATGGAACCAGGTTGAAAGAGATCCAAGAGGCTCAAAAGAAAACgaacatattattattgaatgaGAGGGCTAGGAGACAAGCAAGTGAGGAAGAGATCCTTGGCCGTTTAGATCAGGTTTTGGAGGTGCAAGAAGGACTCCTGGCCTCTGTGCTTAACATAGAACACAGTTTGGTAACTCTCCAACAACAACTTCAAAGTGTTGTTGAAGAGCTCCAACAATACAACAGGAATAAATCCATCCTAGGGGAAGGTTTAACAGCTTCAGTGGAAAGAGGCTCTACTTCCAGAGCTGTTGTGCACAACTCCTTCAGGCATGAAGGCAGTAATGTTCCTAGGCAAGATCAGCAACATACAGGAGCCTACATTGCCCTGAACAAGATGGAGTTTCCTTACTTTGATGGCGAAAACGCTAGAAGCTGGGTAAGGAGATGCACTAGGTACTTCCAACTCATCCCCATTCCAGAAGACCAAAAAGTTCCTTTGGCATCCATATATATGCAAGGAAAAGCTGAGGTATGGTATCAAGGTTACACTCAGAAGAAAGAATTTAACTCCTGGGATGAACTGGTTGCTGATGTCCTTGGGAGATTTGAAGACCTACACAGTGAAAGGGTCATGGCAGACTTCAACAGACTCCTCCATGAGACCACAGTGAATGCATACCTGGAGAAGTTTGAAGAACTCAAAGATCAAATGCTGATCTTTAACAGAAACTTAGGGGAAGAGTTCTTTATGTTAAAGTTTATCAGTGGATTAAAGGAAGAAGTAAAGTCCTTTGTATCCATTTTTAACCCCACATCTCTTAACCAAGCTGTTATACTCGCAAGGAAGCTGGAGCACACTGTGAATGCAATCTTGAAAAGAGCACATCAACCTAGCAGAACCCTCCAGAGTAAATTTCCTTTTAAACCCCTCAATAGAAACCTCCCTCAGAAACCAAACTTTCAACCTGGGAGGTTCTTGACAGAAGCTGAAGTCAAggctaagaaagaaaaaaacctgTGTTACAGGTGTGATGAGCCCTATGCACCAGGGCATAGATGCAAATATAGACAGGTTTATATGCTCTTAAGTGATGCTGAGGCAAAGGACTTTGATGAGATTGCTCAAGGGGACTCAACAGTTGAAGAGGAAAGGGCTGAAGAGGACATGGCAGTATCCCTACATGCCATGAAAGAACACACCAATAGTAAAACACTGAGGTTCAATGGATTGGTTGGGGATAGGGAGATTCTGATCCTCATAGATAGCGGAAGCACTCATTGCTTCATCGATGAGAAGGTTGTAGGGACCCTGGGCTGTGAAGTTGAAGGCATCACTCCAATGACAGTTGAAGTTGCTGATGGCCGCAGGCTCACCAGCAAGGTTATCTGTCCAAAATTCTGCTGGGAAGTGCAAGGGCACAAATTCTCTCACCCTGTCAGGTTGCTGAAACTGGGGAGCTATGACCTGGTGCTTGGTTGTGATTGGCTCAGCAATCATAACCCTGTAGAATTGGATTTTCAGCAGATGAAAGTGACCCTCAACAGAGCAGGAAGCAAGGTGATCTTGAAGGAATCCGGGAAGCAGCCACCAAAGGAGCACAAGAG AAACAACCTTAAGAAGCTAACTTACGAGGAGAGGAAGGCCAAATTGATAGAGGTTAAATGCTCTGAATTCAGGAGCTGGAAATGA